From Zea mays cultivar B73 chromosome 3, Zm-B73-REFERENCE-NAM-5.0, whole genome shotgun sequence:
GTCCGATCATACTATACTTTTCCGTAGGGTCCGGTGGACGGTGGTCTACCATGAACCTTGttcaccctccgtcaagctctttTTCCTGCTATTGAAAACACACGCACGCACGCACTCTCTCTTTTGGAGCTGCCTTTTCTTGTCCAGCCGGTCATTCCATGATTAGCTGACAAGCAACGTGCTAAACTGAAATTTTTTTTAATGGTCGCAAGATTCGGAGACGCCGGCGCGGGAGTGGAAGCCGCTGTGCGACATCACCTCGAACCGCCGCATCGACTGGTGCGAGCTCGACGGCGACGTCCGCGTGCTGGGCGCCAACGCGAGCGTCACGCTGGTGGCGCCGCCCGGCGGGGCGGACGGCCGCACCTTCCGCGCGGAGTCGTGGCGCATCAAGCCGTACCCGCGCAAGGCGGACCCGAACGCGATGCGCGTCGTCCGCGTGCTGACGGTGCGGTCGGTGCCCGGCGAGGCGCCCGCGTGCACGGACCGGCACGGCGTCCCGGCGCTGGTGTTCTCGGACCGCGGGTACACGGGGAACTACTTCCACGCGTTCACGGACGTGATCCTGCCGCTGTTCCTGACGGCGCGGCAGTACGCCGGCGAGGTGCGGCTGCTGGTGACGGACCTCCAGGCGTGGTGGGTGGGCAAGTTCGCGCCGGTGTTCAGGAGCATCTCCAACTacgagctggtggacctggaccgcgacccgcgcgtgcactgcttCCGCCACGTCCAGGTGGGGCTCACCAGCCACGACGACTTCAGCATCGACCCGCGCCGCGCCCCCAACGGCTACTCCATGCTGGACTTCACCGGGTTCATGCGCGCCGCCTACGGGCTCCCGCGCGGCgacgtcgccgccgccgctggccCGTCGTCGAAGCGGCGGCCGAGGCTGCTGCTGATCGCGCGCGCGCGGACGCGGCGGTTCGTGAACGCGGAGGAGATCGTGCGCGGCGCGGAGAAGCTCGGGTTCGAGGTGGTGGTGTCGGAGGGGACGCACGAGGTGGCGCCCTTCGCGGAGCTGGCCAACAGCTGCGACGCCATCATGGGCGTGCACGGCGCCGGGCTGACCAACATGGTGTTCGTGCCGACGGGCGGGGTGGTCATCCAGGTGGTGCCGCTGGGCGGGCTGGAGTTCGTGGCGGGCTACTTCCGGGGTCCGTCCAGGGACATGGGGCTGCGCTACCTCGAGTACCGGATCACGCCGGAGGAGAGCACCCTGATCAACCAGTACCCGCGCGACCACCCCATCTTCACGGACCCCAACGGGATCAAGAGCAAGGGCTGGGAGTCCCTCAAGGATGCCTACCTCGACAAGCAGGACGTGTCGTTGGACATGAAGAGGTTCCGGCCCACGCTCAAGAAGGCCATCGCGCACATCAGGAAGGCCAGGGCCAAGGCCaacgccggcggcggcggcaacaACTAGGCATCGCCGTACATGTGCTCATTCATCCTCCTCTTACTCTACTTTTGTTTTTCCTCCCCTCCTTTTCGGATTATGGCAGTACTTGTATGTAGCAAGCAGAAATCGATCAAATGTATAATATGGCAGGGAAAGAAGTTAGAGCAAATCATATATTCTCTTTTCCCCCCACTTTTCGGTGAGGGTCAATGGTGGATGGAGAGTATGATCAGGACTGAGATTCTCCTATAAACATTTTAGATTTAGTTTCTCTCGAGGAAAAAAAAAATTCAGATAGCGAATAGTACCTACTTAGTACATAATAGTAATTTTTTATACAAATTTAATAAAATATAGTTTAACAAATTGCTATCCTAAAATTACATCCTTGGGACGAGGAAGTACTTTATTTGCTTCGTGATTCTCTCTAATCATTGCACTGTCACGCCAATGATGCGTCCACAACGTCCTATATCACTTCTCGCTACAGAAACAATCGTGTAGGAGTAAGAGTACTCCTAATTTGTCATTGTGCCATGGGAACAAGGATGGGTCCTTCCAGAGTGTTCTC
This genomic window contains:
- the LOC100191481 gene encoding uncharacterized isoform X1 translates to MGMDAGGGKLPYSYPAHQDGKLVKSFSRVEPRKFGLALVAGFLLVTCAYFSTAKFDAIHVAMISPVSGNAAGIGPLVGAANADTSDSKQRLDLGKQDPDDALSRSEEEEGSRADEVLEKDDGKASSSSGTDSGSNAPLEDTRRDETFVGDSGGASSAAGARSEAVPARHEHDDDAPAAALLPPVTSEGAANSTQGSGVLEDEELQVQDAVANPSKRSNDSAATRSSSSGRSPSVVHSDPAILPAPSQQIAPAAPQEADKALAVQHIPAIPEVKQSDSETPAREWKPLCDITSNRRIDWCELDGDVRVLGANASVTLVAPPGGADGRTFRAESWRIKPYPRKADPNAMRVVRVLTVRSVPGEAPACTDRHGVPALVFSDRGYTGNYFHAFTDVILPLFLTARQYAGEVRLLVTDLQAWWVGKFAPVFRSISNYELVDLDRDPRVHCFRHVQVGLTSHDDFSIDPRRAPNGYSMLDFTGFMRAAYGLPRGDVAAAAGPSSKRRPRLLLIARARTRRFVNAEEIVRGAEKLGFEVVVSEGTHEVAPFAELANSCDAIMGVHGAGLTNMVFVPTGGVVIQVVPLGGLEFVAGYFRGPSRDMGLRYLEYRITPEESTLINQYPRDHPIFTDPNGIKSKGWESLKDAYLDKQDVSLDMKRFRPTLKKAIAHIRKARAKANAGGGGNN
- the LOC100191481 gene encoding uncharacterized LOC100191481, with the protein product MGMDAGGGKLPYSYPAHQDGKLVKSFSRVEPRKFGLALVAGFLLVTCAYFSTAKFDAIHVAMTVSPVSGNAAGIGPLVGAANADTSDSKQRLDLGKQDPDDALSRSEEEEGSRADEVLEKDDGKASSSSGTDSGSNAPLEDTRRDETFVGDSGGASSAAGARSEAVPARHEHDDDAPAAALLPPVTSEGAANSTQGSGVLEDEELQVQDAVANPSKRSNDSAATRSSSSGRSPSVVHSDPAILPAPSQQIAPAAPQEADKALAVQHIPAIPEVKQSDSETPAREWKPLCDITSNRRIDWCELDGDVRVLGANASVTLVAPPGGADGRTFRAESWRIKPYPRKADPNAMRVVRVLTVRSVPGEAPACTDRHGVPALVFSDRGYTGNYFHAFTDVILPLFLTARQYAGEVRLLVTDLQAWWVGKFAPVFRSISNYELVDLDRDPRVHCFRHVQVGLTSHDDFSIDPRRAPNGYSMLDFTGFMRAAYGLPRGDVAAAAGPSSKRRPRLLLIARARTRRFVNAEEIVRGAEKLGFEVVVSEGTHEVAPFAELANSCDAIMGVHGAGLTNMVFVPTGGVVIQVVPLGGLEFVAGYFRGPSRDMGLRYLEYRITPEESTLINQYPRDHPIFTDPNGIKSKGWESLKDAYLDKQDVSLDMKRFRPTLKKAIAHIRKARAKANAGGGGNN